A DNA window from Streptomyces asoensis contains the following coding sequences:
- a CDS encoding homoserine dehydrogenase: MRTRPLKVALLGCGVVGSEVARIMTTHADDLAARIGAPVELAGVAVRRPSRVREGIDPALVTTDATALVKRGDIDVVVEVIGGIEPARTLITTAFEHGASVVSANKALLAQDGAALHAAAEEHGEDLYYEAAVAGAIPLIRPLRESLAGDKVNRVLGIVNGTTNFILDKMDSSGAGYQEALDEATALGYAEADPTADVEAFDAAAKAAILAGIAFHTRVRLDDVYREGMTEVTAADFASAREMGCTIKLLAICERAADGGSVTARVHPAMIPLTHPLASVRGAYNAVFVESDAAGQLMFYGPGAGGAPTASAVLGDLVAVCRNRLSGATGPGESAYAALPVSPMGDVVTRYHISLDVADKPGVLAQVATVFAEHGVSIDTVRQQGRLDGSGEASLVVVTHRASDASLTGTVEALRKLDTVRGVASIMRVEGE; this comes from the coding sequence ATGCGTACGCGTCCGCTGAAGGTGGCGCTGCTGGGCTGTGGAGTGGTCGGCTCAGAGGTGGCGCGCATCATGACGACGCACGCCGACGACCTCGCCGCGCGGATCGGGGCCCCCGTCGAGCTCGCCGGTGTGGCGGTGCGGCGGCCGTCCAGGGTCCGTGAGGGCATCGACCCCGCCCTCGTCACCACCGACGCGACCGCCCTCGTCAAACGCGGCGACATCGACGTCGTCGTCGAGGTCATCGGGGGCATCGAGCCCGCGCGCACGCTCATCACCACCGCCTTCGAGCACGGCGCGTCCGTCGTCTCCGCGAACAAGGCGCTCCTCGCCCAGGACGGCGCCGCGCTGCACGCCGCCGCCGAGGAGCACGGCGAGGACCTCTACTACGAGGCCGCCGTCGCCGGCGCCATCCCGCTGATCCGGCCGCTGCGCGAGTCCCTCGCCGGGGACAAGGTCAACCGCGTGCTCGGGATCGTCAACGGCACGACCAACTTCATCCTCGACAAGATGGACTCCTCCGGCGCCGGGTACCAGGAGGCCCTCGACGAGGCCACCGCCCTCGGGTACGCCGAGGCCGACCCCACCGCCGACGTCGAGGCCTTCGACGCCGCCGCCAAGGCCGCCATCCTCGCCGGGATCGCCTTCCACACGCGCGTGCGCCTCGACGACGTCTACCGCGAGGGCATGACCGAGGTGACGGCCGCCGACTTCGCCTCCGCCAGGGAGATGGGCTGCACCATCAAGCTGCTCGCCATCTGCGAGCGCGCGGCCGACGGCGGCTCGGTGACCGCGCGGGTGCATCCCGCGATGATCCCGCTGACCCACCCGCTCGCCTCGGTGCGCGGCGCCTACAACGCCGTCTTCGTGGAGTCGGACGCGGCCGGGCAGCTCATGTTCTACGGCCCCGGCGCCGGCGGTGCTCCCACCGCCTCCGCCGTGCTCGGCGACCTCGTCGCCGTCTGCCGCAACCGGCTCAGCGGGGCGACGGGGCCCGGCGAGTCGGCGTACGCCGCGCTGCCGGTGTCGCCGATGGGCGACGTCGTCACGCGGTACCACATCAGCCTCGACGTCGCGGACAAGCCTGGCGTTCTCGCCCAGGTGGCCACCGTCTTCGCCGAGCACGGAGTGTCCATCGATACCGTGCGCCAGCAGGGACGACTGGACGGAAGCGGCGAGGCCTCCCTCGTCGTCGTCACCCATCGCGCGTCCGACGCCTCCCTCACCGGGACCGTCGAGGCGCTGCGCAAGCTCGACACCGTGCGGGGTGTCGCCAGCATCATGCGGGTTGAAGGAGAGTAA
- a CDS encoding mobile element transfer protein, which translates to MPANRRFRNVARIGPVQVGTAYDGRGREKHTAVCTAPRCGFSNDFDTRAAAELAARTHRCRVR; encoded by the coding sequence ATGCCCGCCAACCGCCGCTTCCGCAACGTCGCCCGCATCGGACCCGTCCAGGTCGGCACCGCCTACGACGGCCGCGGCCGCGAGAAGCACACCGCCGTCTGCACCGCCCCGCGCTGCGGCTTCTCCAACGACTTCGACACCCGCGCCGCCGCCGAGCTCGCTGCCCGCACCCACCGCTGCCGCGTCCGCTGA
- the lysA gene encoding diaminopimelate decarboxylase, translating into MSRSAHPAGPRHADVLPEGHYSAPPADLNALDPKVWAHTVRRDADGALTVGGVGVGTLAEQHGTPAYILDEADFRERARAWRTAFGTDADVFYAGKAFLSRAVVRWLHEEGLNLDVCSGGELATALSAGMPADRIAFHGNNKSVDEIRRAIEAGVGRIVLDSFQEIVRVSHVAQSLGRRQRVQIRITVGVEAHTHEFIATAHEDQKFGIPLAGGQAAEAVRRALQLDGLELIGLHSHIGSQIFDMSGFEVAAHRVVGLLKDIRDEHGVELPEIDLGGGLGIAYTSDDDPREPHEIAKALTEIVTRECEGARLRTPRISVEPGRAIVGPTAFTLYEVGTIKRLDGLRTYVSVDGGMSDNIRTALYDAEYSVALVSRTSDAEPMLARVVGKHCESGDIVVKDAFLPSDLAPGDLIAVPATGAYCRSMASNYNHVLRPPVVAVREGESRVIVRRETEEDLLRLDVG; encoded by the coding sequence ATGAGCCGTTCAGCCCACCCCGCCGGGCCCCGTCACGCCGACGTCCTTCCGGAGGGGCACTACTCCGCCCCGCCCGCCGATCTCAACGCCCTCGACCCGAAGGTGTGGGCGCACACCGTCCGCCGTGACGCCGACGGCGCGCTGACCGTGGGCGGCGTCGGCGTCGGCACGCTCGCCGAGCAGCACGGCACCCCCGCCTACATCCTGGACGAGGCCGACTTCCGCGAGCGGGCCCGCGCCTGGCGCACCGCGTTCGGGACCGACGCCGACGTCTTCTACGCCGGGAAGGCGTTCCTGTCCCGCGCCGTCGTGCGGTGGCTGCACGAGGAGGGGCTCAACCTCGACGTCTGTTCGGGCGGCGAGCTCGCCACCGCCCTCTCCGCCGGCATGCCCGCCGACCGCATCGCGTTCCACGGCAACAACAAGTCCGTCGACGAGATCCGGCGCGCCATCGAGGCCGGGGTCGGACGCATCGTCCTCGACTCGTTCCAGGAGATCGTGCGCGTCTCCCATGTCGCGCAGTCCCTCGGCCGGCGCCAGCGCGTCCAGATCCGCATCACCGTCGGCGTCGAGGCGCACACGCACGAGTTCATCGCCACCGCCCACGAGGACCAGAAGTTCGGCATCCCGCTCGCGGGCGGGCAAGCTGCGGAGGCCGTCCGGCGGGCCCTCCAGCTCGACGGGCTGGAGCTCATCGGGCTTCACTCCCACATCGGGTCGCAGATCTTCGACATGTCCGGCTTCGAGGTCGCCGCGCACCGGGTGGTGGGGCTGCTCAAGGACATCCGTGACGAGCACGGCGTCGAGCTGCCCGAGATCGACCTCGGCGGCGGCCTCGGCATCGCGTACACCAGCGACGACGATCCCCGCGAGCCGCACGAGATCGCCAAGGCGCTCACCGAGATCGTCACGCGCGAGTGCGAGGGGGCGCGGCTGCGCACCCCGCGGATCTCCGTGGAGCCGGGGCGTGCCATCGTCGGGCCGACCGCCTTCACCCTCTACGAGGTCGGCACCATCAAGCGCCTCGACGGGCTGCGGACGTACGTCTCCGTCGACGGCGGCATGTCGGACAACATCCGCACCGCGCTGTACGACGCGGAGTACAGCGTCGCGCTGGTCTCCCGGACCTCCGACGCCGAGCCGATGCTCGCGCGGGTCGTCGGCAAGCACTGCGAGAGCGGCGACATCGTCGTGAAGGACGCGTTCCTGCCCTCGGACCTGGCACCGGGTGACCTGATCGCCGTACCCGCCACGGGTGCGTACTGCCGGTCCATGGCCAGCAACTACAACCACGTGCTGCGGCCGCCGGTCGTCGCCGTGCGCGAGGGGGAGTCGCGCGTCATCGTGCGGCGGGAGACCGAGGAGGACCTGCTGCGGCTGGACGTCGGCTGA
- a CDS encoding SpdD protein, protein MFRPKLPDVPAPPSTPTHQPQHHYPAPTAGRLLSPYAGPVAAVLAGGVVLTALLAAVAITAISVAIAAVVLRSLLNNANRR, encoded by the coding sequence ATGTTCCGCCCCAAGCTGCCCGACGTCCCCGCTCCGCCGTCGACCCCGACTCACCAGCCGCAGCACCACTACCCGGCGCCCACAGCCGGCCGCTTGCTCAGCCCCTACGCGGGCCCCGTCGCGGCCGTCCTGGCTGGCGGAGTAGTCCTCACCGCACTCCTGGCGGCCGTCGCCATCACGGCCATCTCCGTGGCCATCGCCGCCGTGGTCCTGCGCTCCCTGCTCAACAACGCCAACAGGCGCTGA
- a CDS encoding replication initiator, which produces MLASLGTMPELARQLSGLGGCTHPVRLDGHRTEYAVETATGEIGRTLHHLDSAALPAGQLLIRCNNRRATRCPACAETYRRDTYHLITAGLRGGKGTSDQVATHPRVFATFTAPGFGPVHNRRTDGRPCRCGARHDENDSRLGTPLDPDRYDYEAAVLWNAHAGHLWRRFSIYLRREIAKRAGLTQRTFRDHARVSFAKAAEYQKRGAVHFHAVIRIDGPEGGDTPPPAWATAELLTDAIQAAATAARVDGPTVDGRAHAFAFGRQLDVRTIRSADFDDGQELTERAVASYIAKYATKGAETATGTLDRPLKFLAELAQARISEHARRMIRVAWTLGARPELAELRLRAWAHMLGFRGHFSTKSRRYSTTLGALRTARADWRRAQVAAVVETEPAETTLVLSHWVFAGTGLSRAEAWLSASLEPAPGTEGEPTWTPVATS; this is translated from the coding sequence ATGCTGGCCTCTCTCGGCACCATGCCCGAGCTGGCCCGCCAACTCTCCGGCCTGGGCGGCTGCACCCACCCCGTCCGCCTCGACGGCCACCGCACCGAATACGCAGTCGAAACGGCAACCGGCGAAATCGGCCGCACCCTGCACCACCTCGACTCGGCCGCCCTCCCGGCCGGCCAACTCCTCATCCGCTGCAACAACCGCCGCGCCACCCGATGCCCGGCCTGTGCCGAGACCTACCGCCGCGACACCTACCACCTGATCACCGCCGGACTACGCGGGGGAAAAGGCACGTCCGACCAGGTCGCCACACACCCGCGCGTCTTCGCCACCTTCACCGCCCCCGGCTTCGGCCCCGTCCACAACCGCCGCACCGACGGACGCCCCTGCCGCTGCGGTGCTCGCCACGACGAGAACGACAGCAGGTTAGGTACGCCCCTCGACCCGGACCGCTACGACTACGAAGCGGCCGTCCTCTGGAACGCCCACGCCGGGCACCTCTGGCGGCGCTTCTCCATCTACCTCCGCCGGGAGATCGCCAAGCGCGCCGGCCTCACCCAACGCACCTTCCGCGACCACGCACGGGTCTCCTTCGCGAAGGCCGCGGAGTACCAGAAGCGCGGTGCCGTGCACTTCCACGCGGTCATCCGCATCGACGGTCCGGAAGGCGGCGACACCCCACCGCCCGCTTGGGCGACGGCAGAGCTCCTGACGGACGCCATCCAGGCCGCGGCCACTGCCGCGCGCGTCGACGGCCCGACCGTCGATGGACGCGCACACGCCTTCGCATTCGGCCGCCAACTCGACGTCCGCACGATCCGGTCCGCCGACTTCGACGACGGCCAGGAGCTCACCGAACGAGCCGTCGCCTCGTACATCGCGAAGTACGCGACCAAGGGAGCCGAGACGGCGACCGGCACCCTCGACCGCCCGCTCAAGTTCCTCGCCGAACTCGCCCAGGCACGCATCAGCGAACATGCCCGACGCATGATCCGCGTCGCCTGGACCCTCGGCGCACGCCCCGAGCTCGCCGAGCTCCGCCTACGGGCCTGGGCGCACATGCTCGGCTTCCGCGGCCACTTCTCCACCAAGTCCCGCCGGTACTCGACCACCCTCGGCGCCCTGCGTACTGCCCGCGCCGACTGGCGACGCGCACAGGTTGCCGCGGTGGTCGAGACAGAACCGGCGGAGACGACCCTCGTCCTCTCGCACTGGGTCTTCGCCGGTACCGGCCTCTCCCGCGCCGAAGCCTGGCTGTCCGCATCCCTCGAACCCGCCCCCGGAACGGAAGGAGAACCGACATGGACGCCCGTCGCGACGAGCTGA
- a CDS encoding tyrosine-type recombinase/integrase, whose translation MKSLDVKVWAVRKRDTKTPSYGVRWSVAGNVLSESFRTKALADHFRTKLMRAMRDGEEFDTESGLPASMEEKKSAVSWYAFALRYLAMKWPHAAPNTRDGINESLTSVTLELLDERAGRPSDEVIRKALRSWAFVLPGPDDREVPDDVRNVLHWVSKASRPLADLAEPATARAVLDSLKLKLDGTAAAAETVRRKRRTLVNATNYAVDLGELRENPITAVRWQKPKVSNQVDPRVVANPEQARNLLAAVSYVGGYRRARGRRLVGLFAAMYFGGLRPAEAVGLAETDLILPGQGWGSALLHRTRPSVGKQWTDSGETHDDRGLKNRPNEDVRRVPIPPHLVAVFREHLATFGTADDGRLFFSEKGSVVPSSTYYRVWQEARLLALPSAAASSPLASRPYDLRHSALSTWLNAGVDPTEVAERAGNSVEVLLTRYAKCLDGRQDVANRRIEDLLREYE comes from the coding sequence GTGAAGTCCCTTGACGTGAAGGTCTGGGCGGTTCGCAAGCGGGACACCAAAACGCCCTCGTACGGTGTCCGCTGGTCCGTTGCCGGCAATGTGCTCTCGGAGTCCTTCCGCACGAAGGCGCTCGCCGACCACTTCCGCACGAAGCTCATGCGAGCGATGCGCGACGGTGAAGAGTTCGACACCGAGTCGGGCCTCCCGGCCTCGATGGAAGAGAAGAAGTCGGCCGTGTCCTGGTACGCCTTCGCCCTCAGATACCTGGCCATGAAGTGGCCCCATGCCGCCCCCAATACGAGGGACGGCATCAATGAATCCCTCACCAGCGTGACGCTGGAGCTCCTCGACGAGCGTGCCGGACGGCCGTCCGATGAGGTGATCCGCAAAGCATTGCGCAGCTGGGCCTTCGTGTTGCCGGGGCCCGACGATCGGGAAGTCCCCGACGACGTGCGGAACGTTCTGCACTGGGTGTCCAAGGCCTCCCGACCGCTCGCCGATCTTGCTGAGCCCGCCACGGCCCGCGCGGTCCTCGACTCGCTGAAGCTCAAGCTCGACGGTACGGCGGCAGCGGCAGAGACCGTGCGGCGCAAGCGTCGGACGCTCGTCAATGCCACGAACTACGCGGTCGACCTGGGGGAGCTGCGCGAGAACCCCATCACTGCGGTTCGCTGGCAGAAACCGAAGGTGTCCAATCAGGTGGACCCGCGCGTAGTCGCCAACCCGGAGCAGGCTCGCAACCTCCTGGCGGCCGTCTCCTACGTGGGCGGATACCGGCGTGCCCGCGGCCGTCGTCTTGTGGGTCTGTTCGCCGCGATGTACTTCGGTGGCCTCCGGCCGGCTGAAGCGGTCGGCCTCGCCGAGACGGACCTGATCCTCCCGGGACAGGGCTGGGGCTCGGCGCTGCTCCATCGGACCCGCCCCTCGGTCGGCAAGCAGTGGACCGACTCGGGGGAGACCCACGACGACCGCGGGCTGAAGAACCGGCCGAACGAGGACGTCCGGCGGGTACCTATTCCGCCTCACCTCGTCGCCGTGTTCCGTGAGCACCTGGCCACCTTTGGCACGGCGGACGACGGGCGCCTGTTCTTCAGCGAGAAAGGTTCGGTCGTCCCGTCCTCGACCTACTACCGCGTGTGGCAGGAGGCCCGGCTCCTCGCGCTCCCGTCGGCCGCCGCCTCCTCGCCGCTCGCGAGTCGGCCATACGACCTTCGACACTCGGCGCTGTCGACCTGGCTCAATGCCGGTGTCGACCCGACCGAGGTCGCCGAGCGCGCCGGCAACAGCGTCGAGGTGTTGCTGACCCGCTACGCGAAGTGCCTCGACGGACGGCAGGACGTCGCCAACCGGCGTATTGAGGATCTTCTGCGCGAGTACGAGTGA
- a CDS encoding nuclease-related domain-containing protein, whose amino-acid sequence MTRWKRYGHDRLYANLPEGTAVGWADAKTGEITVLVAEYRDDVMAVLTDHLRNNPEPVAPQRTPRTSKAEGPPLLPPLTAADDLSTNRPGESLLDKSGPGLIKRFVLQLLRRPAEWDSWRKGLAGEQRVGAELNRLERHGWRVLHSILLAEKVDVDHLLIGPGGVFSINTKHHHKRAVWVGDDSVKVDHGKPAPYARKSRAEAKRVARVLERYCGFPVPVEPVLVFVGVTDLKVVATQLSVRVYRERDVAALAPLSGVLTVEQVEQVYTVARHRQAWSQVPPAAT is encoded by the coding sequence GTGACGCGCTGGAAGCGGTACGGACATGATCGCCTGTACGCGAACCTGCCTGAAGGCACGGCGGTCGGTTGGGCGGATGCGAAGACGGGGGAGATCACGGTCCTGGTCGCCGAGTATCGCGACGACGTGATGGCCGTGCTGACTGATCACTTACGGAACAACCCCGAACCGGTCGCGCCGCAGAGGACGCCCAGGACGTCCAAGGCCGAGGGGCCCCCGCTGCTGCCGCCTCTGACGGCGGCCGACGACCTGTCCACCAACCGTCCCGGTGAGTCTCTGCTCGACAAATCCGGGCCAGGCCTGATCAAGCGATTCGTCTTACAGCTCCTGCGGCGCCCCGCCGAGTGGGACTCCTGGCGGAAGGGTCTGGCGGGGGAGCAGCGGGTGGGAGCCGAGCTGAACCGCTTGGAGCGGCACGGCTGGCGCGTCCTGCATTCCATCCTCTTGGCTGAGAAGGTGGACGTGGACCATTTGCTGATCGGGCCCGGTGGCGTGTTCAGCATCAATACGAAACACCATCACAAAAGGGCTGTGTGGGTCGGCGACGACTCCGTGAAGGTGGATCACGGAAAGCCGGCGCCCTATGCGCGTAAGAGCAGGGCTGAGGCCAAGCGGGTAGCCCGAGTGCTTGAGCGATACTGCGGATTTCCCGTACCAGTGGAGCCGGTGCTCGTTTTCGTGGGCGTGACTGATTTGAAGGTGGTTGCCACGCAGCTCAGCGTGCGCGTGTACCGGGAGCGTGACGTGGCGGCACTGGCGCCGCTCTCAGGGGTGCTGACAGTCGAGCAGGTCGAGCAGGTGTACACCGTCGCACGCCATCGCCAGGCTTGGAGCCAGGTCCCGCCGGCGGCGACATGA
- the thrC gene encoding threonine synthase, translated as MTHQWRGIIEEYRDRLPVSDSTPVVTLREGGTPLVPAQVLSERTGCEVHLKVEGANPTGSFKDRGMTMAITRAKEEGAQAVICASTGNTSASAAAYAVRAGMVSAVLVPQGKIALGKMGQALIHGAKILQVDGNFDDCLTLARALSDNYPVALVNSVNPVRIEGQKTAAFEIVDMLGDAPDIHVLPVGNAGNITAYWKGYQEYAADKIASRAPRMWGFQASGSAPIVRGEVVKDPSTIATAIRIGNPASWKFALAAQEESGGFIDEVTDREILRAYRLLASQEGVFVEPASAASVAGLLKAAEQGKVDPGQKIVCTVTGNGLKDPDWAVAGAPQPVTVPVDAVTAAERLGLA; from the coding sequence ATGACCCACCAGTGGCGCGGAATCATCGAGGAGTACCGGGACCGGCTGCCGGTATCCGACAGCACGCCGGTCGTGACGCTCCGTGAGGGCGGCACGCCCCTCGTCCCCGCGCAGGTGCTCTCCGAGCGCACGGGCTGCGAGGTCCACCTCAAGGTGGAGGGCGCCAACCCGACGGGGTCCTTCAAGGACCGCGGCATGACCATGGCCATCACGCGGGCCAAGGAGGAGGGCGCGCAGGCCGTCATCTGCGCCTCCACCGGCAACACCTCGGCCTCCGCCGCCGCCTACGCGGTGCGGGCCGGGATGGTCTCCGCCGTGCTCGTCCCGCAGGGCAAGATCGCGCTCGGCAAGATGGGGCAGGCGCTGATCCACGGCGCGAAGATCCTCCAGGTCGACGGCAACTTCGACGACTGCCTCACGCTCGCCCGCGCGCTCAGCGACAACTACCCGGTGGCGCTGGTCAATTCGGTGAACCCGGTGCGTATCGAGGGGCAGAAGACGGCCGCGTTCGAGATCGTCGACATGCTCGGCGACGCCCCCGACATCCATGTCCTGCCGGTCGGCAACGCGGGCAACATCACCGCGTACTGGAAGGGGTACCAGGAGTACGCCGCCGACAAGATCGCCTCGCGGGCGCCCCGCATGTGGGGGTTCCAGGCGTCCGGCAGCGCGCCGATCGTGCGCGGTGAGGTCGTCAAGGACCCGTCGACGATCGCCACGGCGATCCGTATCGGCAACCCGGCCTCGTGGAAGTTCGCGCTGGCCGCGCAGGAGGAGTCCGGCGGCTTCATCGACGAGGTGACGGACCGTGAGATCCTGCGCGCCTACCGGCTGTTGGCCTCGCAGGAGGGCGTCTTCGTGGAGCCCGCGTCCGCGGCGTCCGTGGCCGGTCTGCTGAAGGCGGCCGAGCAGGGCAAGGTCGACCCGGGGCAGAAGATCGTGTGCACCGTCACCGGCAACGGTCTGAAGGACCCCGACTGGGCCGTCGCGGGCGCTCCGCAGCCGGTCACCGTCCCGGTCGACGCGGTGACGGCGGCCGAGCGGCTCGGACTCGCGTAG
- a CDS encoding helix-turn-helix transcriptional regulator — MTVRQVLDELGGVSRRTFYRWRELGYGPAAFKLPNGELRVWRSDFTTWLRQLEAAA; from the coding sequence ATGACCGTTCGCCAGGTCCTGGATGAGCTGGGCGGCGTCTCTCGCCGGACGTTCTACCGCTGGCGGGAGCTGGGATACGGGCCGGCCGCGTTCAAGCTGCCCAACGGAGAGCTCCGGGTATGGCGGAGCGACTTCACCACCTGGCTTCGACAGCTGGAGGCAGCCGCGTGA
- the nrtL gene encoding ArgS-related anticodon-binding protein NrtL, with product MTPVELSRTVLCAVRRAVDDGELSVVVPGQALVTAPGPGGCGDYATTIALQLARPAGQPPRRVAEVLRPYLLGASGVRDVVVTGPGFLNISLRRAEVSAALVGEILRAGTRYGHADGPTGQLVQLHAPHEVRAVVVMDAVARVLRSQGVLVRTSCAARPEPGWTEVLGARVDAYGTPDSPAPLDVNVRPVPAPVPATSDPAALDAVALGRDAGRWALLQPAAHDRPRIGDEHLSQREANPLFRVRYAHARVRALGRNAADLGFAARLGDLDIPEAEVEAEDSRGAEGARGAAGSPQGVGAARVRELEAALADHPRVLAAVAAQRAPDRLARHLVAVADAAVPLFPAVLPRGEEKPLAAHRARLALAEAAGAVLAGGLSLLGIDAPDHL from the coding sequence GTGACTCCCGTCGAGCTCTCCCGGACCGTGCTGTGCGCGGTGCGTCGTGCTGTCGACGACGGGGAGCTCAGCGTGGTCGTGCCGGGGCAGGCGCTGGTCACCGCTCCCGGGCCCGGGGGGTGCGGGGACTACGCCACCACCATCGCCCTCCAGCTGGCGCGCCCGGCCGGGCAGCCGCCGCGGCGGGTCGCCGAGGTGCTGCGCCCGTATCTGCTGGGGGCGAGCGGAGTCCGGGACGTCGTCGTCACCGGGCCGGGGTTCCTGAACATCAGCCTGCGCCGGGCCGAGGTGTCCGCGGCGCTCGTGGGGGAGATCCTGCGCGCCGGGACGCGGTACGGGCACGCCGACGGGCCCACCGGGCAGCTCGTGCAGCTCCATGCGCCCCATGAGGTGCGGGCCGTCGTCGTCATGGACGCCGTCGCCAGGGTGCTGCGTTCGCAGGGCGTCCTCGTCCGCACCAGTTGCGCGGCTCGGCCCGAGCCGGGATGGACCGAGGTGCTCGGCGCCCGGGTGGACGCCTACGGCACGCCCGATTCGCCCGCACCCCTCGACGTCAACGTGCGTCCCGTTCCGGCACCCGTCCCCGCCACATCCGACCCCGCCGCGCTCGACGCCGTCGCGCTCGGGCGGGACGCCGGGCGGTGGGCGCTGCTCCAGCCGGCCGCCCACGACCGGCCCCGCATCGGTGACGAGCACCTCTCCCAGCGGGAGGCCAATCCGCTCTTCCGGGTCCGTTACGCCCACGCGCGGGTCCGGGCGCTCGGCCGGAACGCCGCCGACCTCGGGTTCGCCGCCCGTCTCGGTGACCTGGACATCCCGGAGGCGGAGGTGGAGGCGGAGGACTCGCGAGGAGCGGAGGGGGCGCGGGGTGCGGCCGGCTCCCCCCAGGGGGTCGGCGCCGCGCGGGTCCGGGAGCTCGAGGCGGCTCTCGCCGACCACCCCCGTGTCCTCGCCGCCGTAGCGGCGCAGCGTGCTCCCGATCGGCTGGCCCGGCATCTCGTCGCCGTGGCCGACGCCGCCGTCCCCCTGTTTCCAGCCGTCCTTCCTCGTGGTGAGGAGAAACCCTTGGCCGCCCACCGTGCCCGGCTCGCGCTCGCCGAAGCCGCCGGGGCGGTGCTGGCCGGCGGCCTGTCCCTGCTCGGCATCGACGCACCCGACCATCTCTGA
- a CDS encoding DUF2637 domain-containing protein: MRTHRIRIDPVLVQAAIAAALSFAHLHDLAAAAGQDGWKAWAYPISVDLLLVAAWRRLRSGAAKAAGWCWFVVALVASLGANVGTAGLLDLGDVPAWLRILVAGWPAVAFLGGTLLAHGASAPDGDEVPVPNQDEAPATPVTNTAPALPAADPQPAAPPSAAPVPPALVALARKVADDHRTRTGTDIDTPTLRTRLGIPLPLAEAIAVQLT; the protein is encoded by the coding sequence ATGCGCACCCACCGCATCCGCATCGACCCCGTACTGGTCCAAGCGGCCATCGCCGCAGCGCTCTCCTTCGCGCACCTGCACGACCTCGCTGCGGCGGCCGGACAGGACGGCTGGAAGGCGTGGGCCTACCCGATCAGCGTTGACCTGCTCCTCGTCGCGGCCTGGCGACGGCTGCGCTCCGGTGCGGCGAAAGCCGCTGGCTGGTGTTGGTTCGTCGTCGCCCTGGTCGCGTCGCTGGGCGCGAATGTCGGCACGGCCGGCCTGCTCGACCTCGGGGACGTCCCGGCTTGGCTGCGCATCCTCGTCGCCGGGTGGCCCGCGGTTGCCTTCCTCGGCGGAACGCTCCTCGCGCACGGTGCCTCGGCCCCGGACGGCGACGAGGTACCGGTCCCGAATCAGGACGAGGCTCCGGCCACGCCAGTCACGAATACCGCCCCTGCGCTGCCCGCCGCCGACCCACAACCGGCCGCACCGCCCTCCGCCGCCCCTGTCCCGCCCGCGCTCGTCGCCCTCGCTCGCAAGGTCGCCGATGACCACCGGACCCGGACCGGGACTGACATCGACACCCCAACCCTTCGCACCCGCCTCGGCATCCCGCTGCCGCTCGCCGAAGCCATCGCCGTCCAACTCACCTGA
- a CDS encoding response regulator yields the protein MEVGKSRTRWPVRIYSRVVPGASGRVLVVDDNKVIRQLIRVNLELEGIEVVTASDGVECLEVVHQVQPDLVTLDVVMPRLDGLRTAARLRDDPRTRELPLVVISACTQHEVEAGLDVGVEAFLAKPFDPAELVTVVRGLLERGDGFGTVLGAGEGMAPGKA from the coding sequence GTGGAAGTGGGGAAAAGCCGGACGCGGTGGCCGGTCCGGATCTACTCTCGAGTGGTGCCAGGCGCGTCGGGTCGGGTGCTTGTTGTGGACGACAACAAGGTCATCCGGCAGCTGATCAGGGTCAATCTCGAGCTGGAGGGCATCGAGGTCGTGACCGCGTCCGATGGTGTCGAGTGTCTGGAAGTCGTTCATCAGGTCCAGCCCGATCTCGTGACCCTCGATGTCGTCATGCCCCGGCTGGACGGGCTGCGGACCGCCGCGCGGCTGCGTGACGACCCGCGTACGCGTGAGCTCCCCCTCGTCGTCATCAGCGCCTGTACGCAGCACGAGGTCGAGGCCGGTCTCGACGTCGGCGTCGAGGCGTTCCTGGCCAAGCCCTTCGATCCAGCCGAACTCGTCACCGTCGTACGTGGGTTGCTGGAGCGCGGGGACGGGTTCGGGACCGTCCTCGGAGCCGGGGAGGGCATGGCGCCCGGGAAGGCGTAG